A section of the bacterium genome encodes:
- a CDS encoding AI-2E family transporter: MTQRELVARTATVIGLVALAWMIFWFVVHVTEILILLLVSAILAAGFAPVVGFLERWRLPRGVQLARGVAILIVYIVMFAALGVVVSMIVVPAVNEAGSFTQYLPALLGKLQAWAAGLQQQFPWLPSVPTVLAHLPQQFTDLSGYGSAAAGVAFRFVGGVAATITVLVFAFYMLLEGTAIRRSFLELFTSQERIRVGLVLDRIGVKFGGWLRAQLLLSFAVAVPVALFLTLIGMPFPALLGVIAGLGELIPMVGLWLGGTVAILVALSQPVWRLVAVVIFYAVIMNIEPHILVPRIMSRVVGMSPILTLVALLSGIKLLGIIGGLLAVPIAAAIQVIVSEVVREIQGPTEDPAAPAGEPRSPRSAGPR; this comes from the coding sequence TTGACCCAACGAGAGCTGGTGGCCCGGACCGCCACGGTCATCGGACTGGTGGCGCTTGCGTGGATGATCTTCTGGTTCGTCGTCCACGTGACCGAGATCCTGATCCTGTTGCTGGTGTCCGCGATCCTCGCGGCCGGGTTCGCCCCGGTCGTCGGTTTCCTGGAGCGGTGGCGCCTGCCCCGCGGCGTCCAGCTCGCCCGGGGCGTCGCGATTCTGATCGTGTACATCGTCATGTTCGCGGCGCTCGGCGTGGTCGTCTCGATGATCGTCGTGCCCGCGGTCAACGAGGCGGGATCGTTCACCCAGTACCTGCCCGCGCTGCTCGGCAAACTGCAGGCATGGGCGGCCGGCCTCCAGCAGCAGTTCCCGTGGTTGCCGAGCGTGCCCACGGTCCTGGCCCATCTCCCGCAGCAGTTCACGGACCTCTCAGGGTACGGCTCCGCCGCGGCCGGCGTCGCGTTCCGGTTCGTCGGCGGTGTGGCGGCTACGATCACGGTGCTCGTGTTTGCCTTCTACATGCTGCTCGAGGGCACCGCGATCAGACGCTCGTTCCTAGAGCTGTTCACATCGCAGGAACGGATCCGGGTCGGCCTCGTCCTCGATCGCATCGGTGTCAAGTTCGGGGGGTGGCTGCGGGCGCAGCTGCTGCTCTCGTTCGCGGTCGCGGTGCCCGTCGCGCTCTTTTTGACGCTTATCGGCATGCCGTTTCCTGCGCTGTTGGGAGTCATCGCCGGCCTCGGCGAGTTGATTCCAATGGTCGGTCTCTGGCTCGGCGGCACGGTGGCGATCCTCGTCGCGCTGTCCCAACCCGTCTGGCGCCTGGTCGCGGTCGTCATCTTCTACGCCGTCATCATGAACATCGAGCCCCACATCCTGGTGCCCCGCATCATGTCGCGGGTCGTCGGGATGTCGCCGATCTTGACGCTGGTCGCGCTGCTCTCCGGCATCAAGCTGTTGGGCATCATCGGCGGGCTCCTCGCCGTCCCGATCGCCGCGGCGATCCAGGTGATCGTCTCCGAGGTCGTGCGCGAAATTCAGGGGCCTACCGAGGACCCGGCCGCGCCCGCCGGCGAACCGCGATCCCCTCGATCCGCCGGTCCACGGTAA
- a CDS encoding MgtC/SapB family protein, with protein MAFRRTRGPSNVMLPLAPDGQSTDFLVLMERVGISLAIGMMVGLEREWAHKDVGVRTFAFVALSFTLAWTISPIATYILMAALIPLVTLLNWRSLTRDGTLEMTTTAALLAMALLGILVGQGLFLVAAACGVVMTALLAWKSEVVRFTGALTNEEIRGALILGMIALVVYPVLPHGTIDPWHLIDLRSAWTVVLVISAIAFTNYVLLRIYGTRGIRWTGLLGGLVNSTATVAELASRARNDPARLAVFALLGMATANTAMLLRNGLILGVFDITALSYGWLAVALMVATSTVVMYRIHIQDAATAPLHMQSPISVRHALMFGALFVLITLAGELANRVFGQTGFLVVAALGGLVSSASTSAAAGILAAKGLLPPELAGYGVVVTSMASLIFHVPMAQIAGRNAEVTRRLARLSALILAAGAVGIVAEALLSRHL; from the coding sequence GTGGCGTTCCGGCGCACGCGGGGTCCGAGTAACGTGATGCTGCCGCTGGCGCCGGACGGGCAGAGCACTGACTTCCTGGTCCTGATGGAGCGGGTCGGGATCTCGCTCGCAATCGGGATGATGGTCGGCCTCGAGCGTGAGTGGGCACACAAGGACGTGGGCGTCCGGACGTTCGCGTTCGTGGCGTTGTCATTCACGCTCGCCTGGACGATCTCCCCGATCGCGACCTATATCCTCATGGCCGCGCTCATCCCGCTTGTCACCCTGCTGAACTGGCGCAGCCTGACCCGGGATGGCACGCTCGAGATGACCACGACGGCCGCGCTGCTCGCGATGGCGCTCCTCGGCATCCTGGTCGGACAGGGGTTATTCCTGGTGGCTGCCGCGTGCGGCGTTGTGATGACGGCGCTGCTCGCGTGGAAGTCGGAGGTGGTCCGGTTCACCGGGGCGCTGACCAACGAGGAGATCCGCGGCGCGCTGATCCTGGGCATGATCGCGCTCGTCGTCTATCCCGTGCTGCCGCATGGCACGATCGATCCGTGGCATCTGATCGACCTGCGGTCCGCGTGGACCGTCGTCCTGGTGATCTCCGCGATCGCGTTCACGAACTACGTCCTGCTGCGCATCTACGGCACCCGCGGGATCCGCTGGACCGGCCTCCTCGGCGGACTCGTCAACAGCACGGCCACGGTGGCCGAGCTGGCGAGTCGCGCCCGGAACGACCCCGCCCGGTTGGCGGTGTTCGCGCTGCTGGGCATGGCGACCGCCAACACGGCGATGTTGCTGCGCAACGGCCTCATCCTCGGCGTGTTCGACATCACCGCGCTCTCCTACGGGTGGCTCGCGGTCGCCCTGATGGTGGCGACCAGCACGGTCGTCATGTACCGCATCCACATCCAGGACGCCGCGACGGCCCCGCTGCACATGCAGTCGCCGATCTCGGTGCGCCACGCGCTCATGTTCGGCGCGCTCTTTGTGCTCATCACGCTTGCCGGCGAACTGGCGAACCGCGTCTTCGGCCAGACCGGTTTTCTCGTCGTCGCGGCCTTGGGCGGGCTCGTGAGCAGCGCGTCCACATCGGCCGCGGCCGGGATCCTGGCGGCCAAGGGGCTGCTCCCCCCCGAACTGGCGGGCTATGGGGTCGTCGTGACGTCGATGGCGAGCCTGATCTTCCACGTACCGATGGCGCAGATCGCCGGTCGCAATGCGGAAGTGACGCGACGCCTCGCGAGGCTGTCGGCGCTGATCCTTGCGGCCGGCGCCGTTGGGATCGTTGCCGAGGCCCTGCTGAGTCGTCACCTCTAA